Sequence from the Salvelinus namaycush isolate Seneca chromosome 24, SaNama_1.0, whole genome shotgun sequence genome:
CGTCGTCTTCACCAcactctgtgtgggtggaccatttcagtttgtcagtgatgtgtacccTGAGGAActgaactttccaccttctccactgttgtCCCGTCTGTGGATAGCGGGAGTGCTCCCtcagctgtttcctgaagtccacgatcatctcctttgttttgttgacgttgagatgtaattttcctgacaccacactccgagagccctcacctcctccctgttatTCTGTCTCGTTATTGtgggtaatcaagcctactactgttgtcgtttgcaaacttgattgagttggaggtgtgcatggccacgcagtcatgggtgaacagggagtacaggagggggctgagcacgcaccattgtggggccccagtgttgaggatcagcgaagtggagatgtttcctaccttcaccacctgggtgcggcctgtcaggaaggccaggacccaattgcacagggtggggttgagacccagagagatccttgatgaaaacctactccagagcgctcaggacctccgactgacgaaggttcaccttccaacaggacaacgaccctaagcgcacagccaagacaatgcaggagtggcttcgggacaagtctctgaatgtccttgagtgtcccagccagagcccggacttgaaaccgatcgacCGTCTctggagaatgggagaaactccccaaatacaggtgtgccaagcttgtagcgtcatacccgagaagactcaaggctgtaatcgctgccaaaggtgcttcaacaaagtactgagtaaagggtctgaatacttgtgatattattatatatattttttttaaatttgcaagtatttctaaaaacctgtttttgcattgtcattatggggtattgtgtgtgtgtgtagcttgatgaggggaaaacgtcattttatcaattttagaataaggctgtaacataacaacaggtggaaaaagtcgaggggtctgaatactttccgaatgcactgtgtatctaACTAGCTAGATAATGGCAGCTATCTAAGTGGCTAAATCATTTGCTGTAAATGCATGCATCTTCAGATCTTCGGGTCTGACTTGTTCATTCTAAGCACAATGCACCCCCTTAGTAGGTACACACATTTTGTAGACTTATTAGCTACATCATCCTAGACGAATTAACCAAACAGAAGTGTTATGCAATTTCTAAATGAAGTTTTTCCTCCTAGTCACTCGGGATAACGCTCCGCTTCATGATGAACCCCCTCTGTGATGAAGTGAATTTTAGCTAGCTGAAGACTTAAAGGTAAGATTACTATTTTTTTATTGAGAACCTGGTTAACTAAATGGTAGCATCATTTCAGGAGTTGTATATCTATGTTTGATGAGTTGAAGTGCATGCCTAGTTGTATTAGTAGAAATTCTGGAATGGCATACAATATGCTATTTTTCCTCAAAGAAAGCTGACAGCCACATTTTAGCCTCTTCCTTGATTTGATATTATGTATAATAAtttaatgtttttgtttgttttcttttaGGAAGGTTCCGCTCTGTCGCAATGTTGTTGAGAATGACTTCAGAAAATAGAAAGTATGTAGAAAATGATTGAACAATACCCACGTTAGCCAACATTATGATGTAGATGCAAATGCTGAGATATAGTTAATGATGCCAACCACCGTGGTATGACTTAATATAACCAAGCCCTGAATTTATATCATTAGGGCAAGCGCGCGTgctcacacacacgcgcatggGTTTTAGGTCACAAGCTTGTTGAAGTATAAAGGGGGTCGTGAAAGTGCATTCGTCTTTTCAATTCAAGCCTATGCAGTCTTGACTCTATAACCCTCAATACAGATGGGCTACATGTCCAGAACTTGAGATTTTGAAGCATTTGTGTAAAGATTGTCTTCCACAACTTATTGTGGTGATTGGTGACACGAAAAAGATTCAAAGAGTTGTAAATAGACACAATGTCGAGTAAATGGTGTAGGGATGCAGTTTGAGTGTTTAAGTATTAGCGAGTTGGATTATAATGCTAACCAATAAAGTGTATTTGTAAGCACAACCCTCATTTCTTATGACTGGAGTAAATGTAATAATCATGGTTTAGAATGTAATAATTGTTCAAAGTGTCTCATTGAACGGCCCTGTACACACATTGTCATCATAGTAGAGTATTCATCAAAGCCATGGTATACACTAGTAAATCAATTGTAATATTTTACCTCATGTTAACTCGTTTCATTATGAATAGCtcaaacatcaacaacaaaaaaagtaagaTGTCCACAGAATTGTTATGATTTATTATAGTTAACTCCTCAGTGATCCCCTTTCATCTCACCACCAGTTTTACCTACGACCATAATACACATATTTACACCTGAACTATAATACTCAGAATGCATGTGCTGTTGGATATGTTTTGATATAGATAAAATACTAGAATCAAGATCAGTTACAAAAAAAATCAGAATTAGGCCTAAGCATCAATAAATATTCCAAACGCGTAAGTAATAAAGGCTATTTTTGTTCCAGACCTCGGGAGGATTCAAGTTTTCCTGCACCATGTGCTCTGTGGCCTGTGGACCTACAGTTAACGCATGTGAGCTGCAACCCAGGAGATACACTGGTGCACTTCCAGGGCCAATATCGCACAATATGTGAACTGGACTATAACATACTGCAAGTGGAAATACAGAATGCACAGAAAACAAAGATGGCGGTGGAAGTGGGGGAGTTCTGTTTGGTGGAGGATGTCCTATCTACCCGGTGGTACAGAGGAAGGGTTCAGAACAAACAGAAAGAATTGTTTGACGTGTTCCTCATAGACCATGGGAATGTTCTGAGTGTTGATGCCAGCCATTTGGCCACAGCTTTGGATGAGCTCTTCATGCTTCCTCCCAAAATCATCTGTGGTTTCTTTGCAAATGTGTTACCATTGAGAGAAAATTGGGATTCTTTTTCAGAGACGTATTTTGCTTCCTTAATTGGAAGTCATGTCAAAGGATACATCCAAGCCTTTCTTCCTCACAAAGTCCTCATACTAGAAGCCCCAGATATCAACAAGGATCTCTTTAGGCTGAGCTTAGGGAAACATGTGGACACAGACACATTCCTTCTCTTGGTGGAAATGTTGACAGAGGTACCACTCAAGCAGAGCATTGAACCTGTCCCAGATCTACTGATTGAAAAGCAAGGTGGACAAGAATTCTCATTCAAATCATCCAGCTTGAAGGGCTTTGAGGATATTCTGTCATTTTCAGGCCCTAAGTTGACCACTGGCAAAAAAGTGAGGGTTAGGGTAACCGCTGCAGTGAACCCTGTTACATTCTACTGTCAAATGACAAGTATGGCAAAAGATCTGAAACTGATGTCAGACAAATTGGCATTGTCCTGTGAGTCCAAGAGCAAAGACCCCAGTCtacagccagcagaaaatatgggCTTGCTTTGCTCAGTCAAAGGAAAAGATGAGAAGTGGCATAGAGGCTTTGTGCAGTTTCTCCCTGTAAACTCTCAAGTAAGAGTATTGTTTGTTGATTACGGATTCTGTGAGTCTGTGAAAATTGAGAATGTCCTCCAGCTTCCACTAGATTTTCTCTCAACACCAATCATGGCATTCCCGTGCGCTCTTTCCTGCCTGAATGGACAAGATACGGCAGTGAAGATCCAGCAGCTGACTTGCTTCAAGAAAGGATTGCTGGGTGGAGTATTAGATGTTGAAATCAATGGCTTTGACAAAGAGCAGAATCTCTATTCGGTCACAGTGCTCAGTGCTGAAGACTATGCAGCTGTTGAGGCAGGGCCAATTCAAGATGTCCCTGGACAAAGGGAGTGTGACTTTGTCCTTGAAAGTGAGCCTGCTTTCCCTCTAAACAGCTACCTGTATTATGAGACTGCAATAATCCAAGCAATGGATAATTCAGTTATTGTTGAGGAAATGCAAGAGGACTCTGTGTTTGAAGGATACGTGGAGCATGTCCTGAATCCAGGTGCGTTCTGGTTGAGAACACAGAAACGCAACAAAGACTTTGAAGAGATGATGGAGAACATGGCCAAGCACTTCAGCCAAGTGCAATTGGATGACGAAATTCTGGAGAATCCAGAGCCTGGTGCACTTTGCTGTGCAATGTATGAGCTGGACATGCATTACTACAGAGCAATGGTGACAGACACTCTTGACAACGGAGCTGAAGTATTTTTCATTGATTTTGGAAATACTGAAAAGGTACCACGCATGTGCATCAAGCAGATCCCGGACAAGTTTGCTATTGAACCAGCATTTGCCCTGAGTTGTTCTCTGGTGAATGTAATGCCTTTCGACGATGTATGGACGATCTCTGCAACCGACTACTTCCGACGAGCAGTATCCAACAAAACTCTCCTTGTGCATGTTGTCCACATAAGGAAAGATCTATATGTGGTTGATTTGTATGAGCGTGAAAACAACTCATCACAAAGAGCATCAAAGAGCATCACAGAGCTCTTGACCACAACAAATCATGCAGAATTTTGGAAATACACTCCTTCGGCGCCTGTGATACCTAAGCGCGAGATGGAGAAGAAAATGATGAAACCGAAGACTGGTAAAAAAGGACAAGTTCATACAAATGGATCAAGCACAAGTGGAGTTACAAGGAAACCTCCCAAAGAGACATGGGAAATTTCTGAATTGGTTGGCTGTGAAAAGAAACCTGAAAGCCCAAAGTCAAGCACATTAAAAAACAAGGCACCAGCGGTGAAATTCAAAGCACAGACATTCAAGCCCGGAAGTGAGCTAGTTGTGCGATGCTCTCACGTCAACACACCCTCAGATTTTTGGTGCCAGCTGGAAAGCAAGATCCCCAACTTGGAGGACATGATGGAAGCGATTCAGCGGTATTACCAAGCGCACACACTTCCTGTGCAGTTAAATGATTCATGTTGTGTTACCAAATCTAAAGATGACGGCAGATGGTATAGGGCCTGCATTATAGGAGCACAGAGAGATGAAGTTGAAATTATATTTGTGGACTACGGGATTATAGCAAAAGAGAGAGTGCACAATCTTCAAGCAATAGTGCCAGAATTCCTTGATCTTGAGGGGCAAGCATTTAGATGTAGCCTTTACAACTTGATTGAACCAGCAAAGGGAAGTGCTAGTGAATGGGGCAGAGAGGCATGCGATTTACTGAAGTACTTCGCTCAAGGCCAGTCAGTGAAGTTGACATGCTATATACACGCTCAACTGTATGTGAAAAACAAGGGCCTGTGCAATGTTGTCGACCTCCACAACACTCAACAGAATGCAACAAAGAAGCTTGTGGAAAAAGGTCTTGCAAGAGAAGTGCAAACCCCTATGCAGCTTATGCCATCAGTATGCCCAGACTCTTTTGTCCATTCCTCCTTCAACTTGAGATGTGGAAGTGAAGAGCAAGTCTGTGTCACTCATGTGTGCAGTCCATGGGAGATGTATTGCCAGTTGGACAGAAATACTGAAATGATTGACAACTTGATGGAGAAAGTCGCCACAGAAAGTAAAGAAATACTGCGTGCCAACTCTGGGCCTGATATCGGAAAACTTTGCCTGGCAAAATATTACGGTGATGGCAAATGGTACAGGGGTGTGGCTTGCCCTGTTCAATCTACTACGCTGCTTCTAAATGTGTTTTTTGTGGACTATGGAAACATGCATATTGTTGAAAAAAACAATGCTGTATCTATTCCCAGACATTCAGCAGATTTACTGTTCACTCCCATGCAGGCATTAAGATGCAGTCTCTCACAAATCCCGAAAGAGGACAACTTTGCAGATGTCAACAAATGGCTAGAGAAATCCGTTCTCAACAAGCCACTTCGAGCTGTCGTTGCAGGAAAGAATGAGGATGGGACAGTCTTTTTCGATCTGTTTGATGGAGGCATAAACATCAATGAGAAAGTCAAGGAGCTCATTGCAAGTCAAAAACCAAAGGAGAAGAAAAGCAGTAGACCTGTGACTGGTCATGAAGGACACAAAGAACAAACGAAGAACAAAATTggaaaaactaaagcaggacagCACCTGAAACCCACATGCAAGGGCAACCAACATCACCAACATCAAAATAAGAAGTCTTCAAATGCTCAAAAAGCAAACTCACCAAAGTGTCCTGATGCCCAGCAAGATTGGAAAGAGCAAAGTGAAAGAATCACTCCGTTCAAATCTGAGGAAAGCACAGAAGGAAAAACAGTTCAACATGTAGAAAGTTCCTCCAAACTCACAGAAACCGTTTGCTCCGTCCAATTGCCAAAACTTTCACAACTACCCTCTAATCCCAAAATAAAATCTGGATTCCGAGGTCTGGGGTTTGTTTCCCATATCAATACCGTCTACAGCTTTTTTATCCAAATGCAAGATGATGAACAATCCATTCTGAAAATGAGAGAAGACCTCAACACTGAGCTGTTTAAAGAAACCATGGGGAACAGCACATTGGTGGACTTCAGAATGAATGACCTTGTTGCTGCTGAATATGAAGAGGATGGTGCACTCTACCGTGCAGTTGTGACAGATAATGCGTCTAATGACCATTTCAAGGTGGAGTTTGTTGACTATGGAAATACAGCCACTGTGACTAAGGACAAAACGTACACTCTGACAAGTGTTTTTTTGTCGCAGCATAGACTAAGCATACCCTGTTCATTGCTAAACAGTGGCTCTTATAAAAGTGATGCCTCTTTCACTGATGCAGTAATGGGAAAACCTCTCATGGTTGAAATTGTCAGTCGTTTTGGGACACAGTGGGAGGTTAATGTTGAGATCCAACAGGACAACCCAACACTTGACAATGTGACTGAAAAGGAAGAGGTCCAAGCTTTGTGTGCAAGCCTAGTTGACACAGTTAAAAAGCAAACAAGAGTAACCATCAAGGACAATAGCCAGTCCAATACACATTCTGAGAGGGTTATGTTCACTGCTCAAGGTGAAAAGGTCTTGCAGAATGTGTCCCCAAGGCCCTCGCCAACTAGGCACAAACATGACATTTGCAAACAGCAGGACTCCAATCAACTCCAATCAACAACCTTTGGACCGTCTATGGAGGCCGTGAAGGATATGGCCATTCCATCACAGGATATAAGAGCCGGACAGGCAGAGAGCGGGACACTGTTGTCCATCTTGGAGAATGGAGATCTATATCTGAGACTCCACAGGACCACAGAACAGTTTACTGTACTTGAGAATCTCATAGTTGAACATTTGTCTAAGTGCAAAGTCATGTCTGAGAAGAAGGTCAAAGAAGGACTTCAATGCTTGGCTAAATCAACCAAAGACGACCAGTGGCACAGAGCAGTTGTACGGCATGCATCTATTGACCAAGGAAAATGTGTCATGTTCCTTGTGGATCATGGCACTGCAGAGGACGTCCCAATGGGCTGCATCAAAGACATCTGTAATGACCTCAAGCAAACTCCTGTACAAGCAGTCTTGTGCAAGTGGAATAGCCCTGGCCTCCCTATCAGCGCCGCTTATGAGATATTGAAGAAAACTCTGAAACAAATGGTAGGCAAGGATGTTAAACTGATGTTTGTGTCCTACTCTGAAGCTGATAACTTGTGGATGGTCGAAATCATGATAAATGGACTGTTCCTTGTTCAGCAAATAAAGACTGCAACTTCTGAATTTACTGAAGAAAGACCAATCCCCACAAAGACTCAAACTGTAACCCCAAAAGAGAACAAATCCAACTTGGACAACAGTCCCCAGAGGTTCTTCCTTTCCCCAGTGAACATGGACCTGGGATACTCCGGCTTTGCAGCTGCAGTCACCACACCAAGTGAATTCTACATTGTTCTGGAAGATTTGCTTCTCATCATGAACACTGTGTCTACGATTCTTGAGGATCTTCCAAAGGAGCTGTTGCCATTGCATGAAGAACACCTAATTCCAGGGTCATGCTGCCTTGTGAGGTCTGATAGTAAGAACAAATGGTGCCGAGCTGAAATCGTCCATTCCGATAGCGCAGTGGTTGTGATCAATTTGGTTGACTATGGCCATTGTGTGGACATGCCGTACAAAGATTGGTCTGAGCTGAGAAGACTTCCTGACCAGTTGACCAGGCTACCAAAGGTCACGTATCCATGCACTTTGAGAGGAGT
This genomic interval carries:
- the LOC120019289 gene encoding tudor domain-containing protein 15-like; protein product: MQEDSVFEGYVEHVLNPGAFWLRTQKRNKDFEEMMENMAKHFSQVQLDDEILENPEPGKNEDGTVFFDLFDGGININEKVKELIASQKPKEKKSSRPVTGHEGHKEQTKNKIGKTKAGQHLKPTCKGNQHHQHQNKKSSNAQKANSPKCPDAQQDWKEQSERITPFKSEESTEGKTVQHVESSSKLTETVCSVQLPKLSQLPSNPKIKSGFRGLGFVSHINTVYSFFIQMQDDEQSILKMREDLNTELFKETMGNSTLVDFRMNDLVAAEYEEDGALYRAVVTDNASNDHFKVEFVDYGNTATVTKDKTYTLTSVFLSQHRLSIPCSLLNSGSYKSDASFTDAVMGKPLMVEIVSRFGTQWEVNVEIQQDNPTLDNVTEKEEVQALCASLVDTVKKQTRVTIKDNSQSNTHSERVMFTAQGEKVLQNVSPRPSPTRHKHDICKQQDSNQLQSTTFGPSMEAVKDMAIPSQDIRAGQAESGTLLSILENGDLYLRLHRTTEQSGIRTHASRGDCDLNAAP